A single Ktedonobacteraceae bacterium DNA region contains:
- a CDS encoding LuxR C-terminal-related transcriptional regulator, whose amino-acid sequence MQTADALQQTDHVHLIQGLSAMMLQINALQNLVSNEAGDNSSQNGMPFDRDAMRNGLSVLEQMTRELLYEVSITGSELQLVDLPGVSLTGALSGLVDETAERLGLSSRVAFSGEERPLSNDIERLMYRIGQEALSQVQRHSGARKLRFTLVYGHDDLLMSIEDDGVPSEDDEATLANNDGAPAPPFVPASRQAVGGVEWKMPILDALRARIELLGGSLEIHAGLEQGTQVQVRVPYNHHMHSEAKASLFHDTPGTKANPEGRIRVLVVDGQAVTRAGLQHMLEGFSDLEVVGEAADGVQAVSEMMELGPQVVLMDTLLPNNSSLGALRQIKQLNNETRVLLLSTLDREGLLYESLQAGADGYVLKDISPDELAHAIRTVARGELLIQPQIAGRLISRFGQQARGNITHEMLTAREQEVLQLLARGLRNKEIAARLFVSERTVNFHLANIYQKLNVSGRTEALSKAHERGLLTA is encoded by the coding sequence ATGCAAACCGCAGACGCTCTACAGCAAACAGATCACGTGCATCTCATCCAGGGGTTGAGCGCAATGATGCTTCAGATCAATGCGCTGCAAAATCTTGTGAGCAACGAGGCGGGGGATAATTCATCTCAGAACGGTATGCCTTTTGATAGAGATGCTATGCGCAATGGGCTGTCAGTACTTGAGCAGATGACGCGCGAACTACTCTACGAAGTGAGTATTACCGGCAGTGAACTGCAATTGGTCGATCTACCCGGCGTTTCATTGACTGGAGCGCTCTCGGGTCTTGTCGACGAGACGGCGGAACGACTGGGCCTTTCAAGCCGTGTGGCCTTTTCAGGCGAAGAGCGTCCCCTTTCCAATGATATTGAGCGGCTGATGTACCGCATTGGCCAGGAGGCCCTCAGCCAGGTTCAGCGGCACAGCGGCGCGCGCAAGCTGCGTTTCACACTGGTGTATGGACACGATGATCTGCTGATGAGCATCGAAGACGATGGGGTGCCATCTGAGGACGACGAAGCGACTCTCGCGAATAATGATGGTGCTCCCGCGCCACCTTTTGTGCCGGCCTCACGACAGGCAGTGGGAGGGGTAGAATGGAAGATGCCCATTCTGGATGCCCTGCGCGCTCGTATTGAACTACTCGGTGGCTCATTAGAGATACATGCCGGCCTGGAGCAGGGAACCCAGGTACAGGTGCGCGTACCCTACAATCATCATATGCACTCTGAAGCGAAGGCCTCACTGTTCCACGATACTCCCGGCACTAAAGCAAATCCAGAAGGGCGCATACGGGTTCTGGTAGTGGATGGTCAGGCGGTGACCCGCGCGGGATTGCAACACATGTTGGAGGGTTTTTCTGATCTTGAGGTGGTGGGCGAGGCAGCTGATGGCGTGCAGGCGGTGAGCGAGATGATGGAGTTGGGGCCGCAGGTCGTCTTGATGGATACACTGTTGCCCAATAATTCCAGCCTGGGCGCCTTACGGCAGATAAAACAACTCAATAACGAAACCCGCGTCCTGTTGCTCTCAACGCTTGATCGCGAGGGATTGCTGTATGAGTCGCTGCAAGCGGGTGCGGACGGCTACGTGCTGAAAGATATCTCCCCCGATGAACTGGCTCATGCCATACGAACGGTGGCGCGCGGCGAACTATTGATACAGCCGCAGATCGCCGGGCGCCTGATCTCGCGCTTCGGCCAGCAGGCCCGCGGAAACATCACCCATGAGATGTTGACGGCGCGCGAGCAGGAAGTGCTGCAACTGCTGGCACGCGGCCTGCGCAATAAGGAAATTGCCGCCCGGCTCTTTGTCAGCGAGCGGACAGTCAATTTCCACCTGGCGAACATTTACCAGAAACTCAATGTCTCGGGGCGCACCGAGGCGCTGAGCAAGGCGCACGAACGGGGACTGCTTACGGCCTGA